A stretch of the Duncaniella dubosii genome encodes the following:
- a CDS encoding phage portal protein family protein: protein MRKRTENNSNGNFFTDEALVAHYNLVKKTITEYTEELTRRCRYKSVVSQVENGTIMDDRSRLIDLYEACYIQNAHLQGTILTLFSQLVGKRYMFAREGEDGKWVRDPKQSKICQGSQFEKIIKGIIEAELYGYTLLEIMPELDPETGLLKEVNNIERRCVLPDQRRVVQHWCQWSPGWDLDDEQYKHNYILINTGGFGVFAATTPNILAQKYTVSNWVNFSHTYGQPIIHGKTEAEDNESRQRLARKIGSAAQNKVLVTGKGDEIDIKAFAASNSEKIYQTLAEFTNKENDSLILGSESMAGATQAYVGSTKAHENIYRARINSYRTRIENVMNEQVVPVLRYWGIISDDVYFKYMNKVEMSDENKIKLYDMLTDKYEIDPEEINKEWGVEVGQQRNFEAGTGGGGLGDWDGDGDNDGHRMSDEEYYKRYGHNRNRINFLSGVH from the coding sequence ATGCGTAAACGCACTGAAAATAATTCAAACGGTAATTTCTTTACTGACGAGGCTTTGGTTGCACATTATAACCTTGTCAAAAAGACCATTACTGAATATACCGAAGAACTGACACGTCGATGCAGATACAAAAGTGTCGTAAGTCAAGTTGAGAACGGCACCATAATGGATGACCGTTCCAGACTCATAGATCTATATGAAGCCTGCTATATCCAAAATGCACATCTTCAAGGCACAATTCTTACTCTGTTTTCTCAGTTAGTGGGAAAACGATATATGTTTGCCCGTGAAGGTGAGGATGGCAAGTGGGTTCGTGACCCCAAGCAGTCAAAAATATGCCAAGGCTCACAGTTTGAAAAGATTATCAAGGGCATAATTGAAGCAGAGTTATATGGTTATACTCTTCTTGAAATTATGCCGGAACTTGACCCTGAAACTGGATTGCTGAAGGAAGTAAACAATATTGAACGCCGTTGTGTTCTTCCAGATCAACGCCGTGTTGTTCAACACTGGTGTCAATGGAGTCCGGGCTGGGATTTAGACGATGAGCAATATAAACATAACTATATTCTTATCAATACTGGTGGGTTTGGTGTTTTTGCTGCAACCACGCCCAATATTCTCGCCCAGAAATATACGGTTAGCAACTGGGTAAACTTCAGTCACACTTATGGGCAGCCTATCATTCACGGCAAAACCGAAGCTGAAGACAATGAATCGCGTCAAAGACTGGCTCGGAAAATTGGTTCGGCAGCTCAGAATAAAGTGCTGGTAACTGGTAAGGGGGATGAGATTGATATTAAAGCCTTTGCAGCGTCCAACTCTGAAAAAATTTACCAGACACTTGCGGAGTTCACCAATAAAGAGAATGACAGCCTGATACTTGGTTCAGAATCTATGGCCGGTGCTACTCAGGCTTATGTCGGATCTACCAAAGCTCACGAAAATATATATCGTGCTCGTATTAATTCATATCGTACTCGCATTGAGAACGTAATGAATGAGCAAGTGGTTCCAGTCCTTAGATACTGGGGTATAATCTCTGATGATGTGTACTTCAAGTACATGAACAAAGTTGAAATGTCTGATGAGAATAAAATCAAGCTCTATGATATGCTCACAGACAAATATGAGATTGATCCCGAAGAAATCAACAAGGAATGGGGCGTTGAAGTCGGCCAGCAGCGCAATTTTGAAGCTGGTACCGGTGGAGGCGGCCTTGGTGACTGGGATGGCGATGGTGATAACGATGGTCATCGAATGAGTGATGAAGAATATTATAAACGTTACGGTCATAATCGAAATCGTATAAATTTTCTGTCAGGGGTGCATTAA
- a CDS encoding structural protein, with amino-acid sequence MTEEQQAEHDSDYQSLVALFIQLLKSLRNENKDEALYALSELRTEIAFKHVVKGLGIEVDNAIQLLKNSEDENLTQQEKDLIDRLTAAILNLIDFSVCEEYQLYDEVLDMVGDTDIDFNSDEYDELLAVCKKYNDQYSAIENSDIEYAGIVAAMWMKMSATDYAVYWTQNDTKVRPWHMALQGYAAPRDEFPSWMIPPIEYNCRCFLEILEVPRADAKLSQIKGSAKDLVKPKQLNSVYSESLAKCGRIFGSTHSYFSVKEEDTGMLMGFVSRLREKYYVSAEV; translated from the coding sequence ATGACTGAAGAGCAACAAGCCGAACATGACAGCGATTATCAGTCTTTGGTAGCCTTATTTATTCAGTTACTCAAATCCTTACGCAATGAAAATAAGGATGAGGCTCTTTACGCTCTTTCAGAATTAAGAACTGAAATAGCTTTTAAGCACGTTGTCAAGGGGTTGGGTATAGAAGTGGATAATGCAATTCAACTTCTGAAAAACTCTGAAGATGAAAATCTTACCCAACAAGAGAAAGACCTCATAGACCGTCTTACTGCTGCGATTCTTAATCTGATTGATTTTTCCGTTTGTGAGGAATACCAGCTTTATGATGAAGTGTTGGATATGGTTGGAGATACTGATATTGACTTCAATTCTGATGAATATGATGAATTGCTTGCTGTGTGTAAAAAGTATAATGATCAGTATTCTGCTATTGAAAATTCTGATATTGAATATGCTGGAATTGTAGCGGCAATGTGGATGAAAATGTCTGCTACGGACTATGCTGTGTATTGGACTCAAAACGATACAAAAGTTAGACCCTGGCACATGGCATTACAAGGATATGCAGCTCCCAGAGATGAGTTCCCATCCTGGATGATTCCACCCATTGAGTATAACTGTCGTTGTTTCTTGGAGATATTGGAAGTACCTCGTGCAGACGCTAAACTAAGCCAAATCAAAGGTTCTGCTAAAGATCTTGTAAAACCCAAACAGCTGAATAGCGTATATAGCGAATCTTTGGCTAAATGTGGTAGAATTTTTGGATCAACTCATAGTTATTTCTCAGTAAAAGAAGAAGATACGGGAATGCTTATGGGCTTTGTTTCCAGATTAAGAGAGAAATATTATGTCTCGGCAGAAGTTTGA
- a CDS encoding DUF4406 domain-containing protein: protein MKRAYISIPISGEDYNSQRDHATAIASKLKKQGYDVVTPFDIVKSVTTPYNEAMGKCVAGLLECEMIYLCKGWRNSKGCSAELQVALVYGLEVMIE, encoded by the coding sequence ATGAAAAGAGCTTATATTTCAATCCCGATATCCGGGGAAGATTATAACAGCCAACGTGACCACGCCACCGCCATAGCCTCCAAACTGAAGAAACAAGGTTATGATGTTGTAACGCCATTTGACATCGTAAAGTCTGTGACCACTCCCTACAATGAAGCGATGGGAAAATGTGTGGCCGGACTTCTGGAGTGTGAGATGATCTATCTCTGCAAAGGCTGGCGGAACTCCAAGGGATGTTCCGCTGAACTTCAGGTGGCCTTGGTGTATGGGCTGGAAGTGATGATTGAATAA
- a CDS encoding helix-turn-helix domain-containing protein, which yields MKRIPNRAMLPPPEPIVIKLDPKQLRGGIVLPKVKYQVLATVETEEVFNGMVIPMPKVLIYFLNKNELMVVSTIMEEANENGDCALSVKELAIKMKLSIPTVSDSLYSLRHIGLLLETPMGKEGVEESVS from the coding sequence ATGAAGCGAATACCCAATAGGGCTATGCTGCCGCCACCAGAGCCGATTGTGATTAAGCTCGATCCTAAACAGCTCAGGGGCGGAATAGTCCTTCCCAAAGTCAAGTATCAGGTACTTGCAACAGTTGAAACCGAAGAGGTTTTTAACGGAATGGTTATACCCATGCCTAAAGTCCTGATATACTTCCTGAACAAGAACGAGCTGATGGTGGTCTCGACAATCATGGAAGAGGCTAATGAAAACGGGGATTGTGCATTGTCGGTCAAAGAACTGGCAATCAAGATGAAATTATCTATCCCCACTGTCAGTGACAGTCTCTATTCTCTACGGCATATCGGATTATTACTGGAAACCCCAATGGGAAAAGAGGGGGTGGAAGAATCCGTCAGCTAA
- a CDS encoding DUF4494 domain-containing protein translates to MRAFIEAKVKFKKQMQNGKIKEVSEPYLVKALSFTEAEARVTEEVRPYISGEFSVSAVTKSNVIEVFYDPEGDFWYKVKANFISLNEKTNTEKLTSSYYLVQAHDFRSAYDNFLKGMKDTMADFTIASITETKIMDVFE, encoded by the coding sequence ATGAGAGCTTTTATTGAAGCAAAAGTAAAGTTCAAAAAGCAGATGCAGAATGGAAAGATTAAGGAGGTAAGCGAACCTTACCTTGTGAAAGCCTTATCTTTTACTGAAGCTGAAGCTCGCGTTACTGAAGAGGTGCGCCCCTATATTTCAGGAGAATTTTCAGTATCTGCCGTAACAAAGTCTAATGTCATTGAAGTCTTTTACGACCCTGAAGGCGACTTCTGGTATAAAGTTAAGGCCAATTTCATAAGCCTTAATGAAAAGACCAATACGGAGAAACTGACTTCTTCCTACTACTTGGTTCAGGCGCACGATTTTCGCAGTGCGTATGACAATTTCCTGAAAGGGATGAAAGATACAATGGCAGATTTCACAATCGCCAGTATCACGGAAACCAAGATTATGGATGTGTTTGAGTAA
- a CDS encoding dCTP deaminase/dUTPase family protein, with protein MKVVLLSPGAKVPKRVNDYAAGYDLFAPKDSVVKPGRNLIPIDISIELDPHTEGEVRPCSGYSINGMKGFSLNDLKTEKRFDADVIIGTVDEDYRGVVGAIIKSYEDKPFVIKQGAKIAQLVVKNYIGKPFEIASELSKTERGSKGFGELEHK; from the coding sequence ATGAAAGTAGTTCTTTTATCACCGGGTGCTAAGGTGCCCAAAAGAGTAAATGATTATGCCGCCGGCTATGATCTCTTTGCTCCCAAAGACTCAGTTGTTAAACCGGGTCGTAACCTAATTCCTATTGACATTTCCATTGAACTGGATCCGCATACTGAAGGTGAGGTAAGACCTTGCAGCGGATATTCCATCAACGGAATGAAAGGGTTTTCTCTTAACGATCTCAAAACAGAAAAGAGATTTGATGCAGATGTGATCATCGGGACGGTTGACGAAGATTATCGTGGCGTGGTCGGTGCGATCATCAAAAGCTATGAGGACAAGCCTTTTGTTATCAAGCAAGGTGCAAAAATCGCCCAGCTCGTAGTCAAAAATTATATCGGCAAACCCTTCGAGATTGCTTCAGAGCTTTCCAAAACAGAAAGAGGAAGCAAGGGTTTTGGAGAACTGGAACACAAGTGA
- a CDS encoding tyrosine-type recombinase/integrase, whose translation MSKKGSVTTADYLPYADYQKLVQTLIDEKKYWWACYCILSFCTGLRFSDVCKLRWSDVLDQRKIVITAKKTNKTHVIPIGQNASDHFTSLYKLMGKPSKRDLILVGQKGEGSKPVSIQYINRALKKWAVKYDLDIDNFSTHTFRKTFGRYVYDKGGRDEKTLMYLNRIFKHTSLDTTMIYLGIRDEEISNIFDSIKI comes from the coding sequence ATGAGTAAAAAAGGAAGTGTCACGACGGCTGACTACTTGCCGTATGCAGATTATCAGAAGCTTGTTCAAACTCTGATAGACGAAAAGAAATATTGGTGGGCCTGCTACTGCATCTTGTCATTTTGTACTGGATTGCGGTTTTCCGATGTATGTAAATTAAGGTGGTCTGATGTTCTTGATCAGAGAAAGATTGTCATCACAGCCAAGAAAACCAACAAGACCCACGTTATTCCTATTGGGCAAAATGCTTCTGACCATTTTACTTCTCTTTATAAATTGATGGGTAAACCCTCTAAAAGAGACCTTATCCTTGTCGGTCAAAAAGGAGAAGGAAGCAAGCCGGTATCTATTCAATATATCAATCGTGCATTAAAGAAATGGGCAGTCAAGTATGACTTGGATATTGACAACTTCAGCACTCATACATTTAGAAAGACTTTTGGAAGATACGTCTATGACAAAGGCGGTAGGGATGAAAAGACACTGATGTATTTGAACAGAATCTTCAAACACACCAGCTTAGATACTACTATGATATATCTCGGAATTAGAGATGAAGAAATCTCCAATATCTTCGATTCTATAAAAATATAG
- a CDS encoding ATP-dependent Clp protease proteolytic subunit produces the protein MAKNKEFKFIKGAYCAGAPADICYYTDVDYWSVQEFLWEFDYLVNYVNPSVIRIHINSVGGSVIEGMSVFSKIMDCKIRTECINDALAASMGSIIWAAGDELFMKDYALLMIHNPFCDANGEKQYNQATEAFTQQLKTIYVKRFGLSEEEVENIMNGKEGEDGTFLTAAQALEKGFVDAEHIIETPKAVKDQIQAALKNTKDIGQIKAIYGLVAPTLPSTTINEQNITSNSNTMDKTEITVFAALFGLTGEKATVESISAKINELKAKADKTEAIQKALDEKTAQLATANAELTGAKTSISNLTADLTKAKDALKVYQEAEAKAQENKINALVDKAIKDCKISKDDREDYVKMAQSDFALAERILAKIPARDNLGQIISRANQDTAKDGLQTEEQKVQAKVEDVVGKDFKFKTLD, from the coding sequence ATGGCAAAAAATAAAGAATTTAAGTTTATCAAAGGAGCTTATTGCGCTGGTGCTCCTGCCGATATTTGCTACTACACTGATGTCGATTACTGGAGTGTTCAAGAATTTCTCTGGGAATTTGATTATCTCGTCAATTATGTAAATCCCAGCGTAATACGCATCCATATCAACTCTGTCGGTGGCAGTGTCATCGAGGGGATGAGCGTATTCTCAAAAATCATGGATTGTAAAATTCGCACAGAGTGTATCAACGACGCTCTGGCAGCTTCAATGGGATCTATCATCTGGGCCGCCGGCGATGAGCTTTTTATGAAAGATTATGCTCTTCTGATGATTCACAATCCATTCTGTGATGCAAACGGAGAGAAGCAATACAACCAAGCCACCGAAGCCTTCACTCAGCAGCTTAAAACCATCTATGTCAAGCGTTTTGGCCTTTCCGAAGAAGAGGTTGAAAACATAATGAATGGCAAAGAGGGGGAAGATGGAACATTCCTCACAGCTGCTCAGGCTCTTGAAAAAGGCTTTGTCGATGCAGAACACATCATTGAAACTCCTAAAGCTGTCAAGGATCAGATTCAGGCAGCTTTGAAAAACACCAAAGACATCGGACAAATCAAGGCGATTTACGGATTGGTGGCACCTACACTTCCTTCAACGACTATTAACGAACAGAATATCACATCAAATTCAAATACAATGGATAAAACTGAAATCACAGTATTTGCCGCTCTTTTCGGACTGACTGGAGAGAAGGCTACCGTCGAGAGTATTTCGGCGAAGATCAATGAGCTCAAAGCTAAAGCTGATAAGACCGAAGCTATCCAGAAAGCTCTTGATGAGAAAACAGCACAGTTGGCTACTGCAAATGCAGAGCTTACCGGCGCCAAGACTTCAATCAGCAATCTGACCGCCGATCTCACAAAGGCGAAGGACGCTCTGAAGGTCTATCAGGAAGCTGAGGCCAAGGCTCAGGAGAACAAGATCAACGCCCTCGTTGACAAGGCAATCAAGGATTGCAAAATCAGCAAGGATGACCGCGAAGATTACGTCAAGATGGCTCAGAGCGATTTTGCACTTGCAGAACGCATCCTCGCCAAAATTCCGGCTCGTGACAATCTCGGTCAGATCATCTCTCGGGCCAATCAGGACACCGCCAAAGACGGCCTCCAGACTGAAGAGCAGAAAGTTCAGGCCAAGGTCGAAGATGTTGTGGGAAAAGACTTCAAGTTCAAGACCCTCGACTAA